In Aquiflexum balticum DSM 16537, a single genomic region encodes these proteins:
- a CDS encoding sugar porter family MFS transporter → MTKNQIYTIKIALIVALGGFLMGFDASVISGVVKFIEPEFNLTKLELGWSVASLTLTATLAMIFSGPLSDKYGRRKVLQIAAMLYAISAIGSALAPTFFILVVARMVGGLGVGASLILAPMYIAEISPPTMRGRMVSFNQLNIVIGISVAFFTNYLILKFGQSESAWALNLKFDEYNWRWMLGLELLPAILFYWGLFFVPKSPRWLVMKGQTDQALAIMKQFTDIKDAEKQIQEAMKSLHEDEKKDEASLMEFFKPAYRKVLAIGIVVAVLQQITGINSVFFYAPMIFEQSGIGTDASFIQAILVGLTNLVFTVLAILFIDKLGRRPLLIGGLLGIAISMGILAYGFGTANYQLTKESISDLPSEISPESLAPLMDVNFASDVTFKEAIRATLGDKSAIAFESNLITAAIQMNPTLILIGILGFVASFAISIGPVMWVLFSELFPINIKGAAISFVGFINSGVSYMVQQFFPWQLDTFGSSYTFLIYGLFAAAGLIFVIWAVPETKNKSLEELEKLLVKH, encoded by the coding sequence ATGACTAAGAACCAAATTTACACCATCAAAATTGCACTAATCGTGGCATTAGGGGGATTCTTGATGGGTTTTGATGCATCTGTAATTTCCGGCGTTGTCAAATTTATCGAACCGGAATTTAACTTGACCAAACTTGAATTGGGTTGGTCAGTGGCTTCACTTACTCTGACTGCCACCCTCGCCATGATTTTTTCCGGTCCCTTGTCAGACAAATACGGTCGAAGGAAAGTTCTTCAGATAGCAGCCATGCTATATGCCATCAGTGCCATTGGATCTGCATTGGCCCCGACTTTTTTTATTTTGGTGGTCGCAAGGATGGTAGGAGGTTTGGGAGTCGGTGCATCCCTGATTTTGGCCCCAATGTATATTGCGGAAATTTCACCACCAACAATGAGGGGAAGAATGGTTTCCTTCAACCAACTCAATATTGTGATTGGTATTTCAGTTGCCTTTTTCACCAATTACCTGATTCTGAAATTTGGTCAATCAGAATCCGCTTGGGCTTTGAATCTCAAATTTGATGAATACAACTGGCGATGGATGTTGGGACTTGAATTACTTCCGGCCATCCTGTTTTATTGGGGCTTGTTTTTTGTACCAAAAAGCCCGCGTTGGTTGGTGATGAAAGGACAGACAGATCAGGCCTTGGCTATTATGAAGCAGTTTACTGATATCAAAGACGCCGAAAAACAGATTCAGGAAGCTATGAAAAGTCTTCATGAAGATGAAAAAAAGGACGAGGCCAGTCTGATGGAATTCTTCAAACCTGCATATAGAAAAGTTCTAGCCATCGGTATTGTGGTAGCAGTTCTTCAACAGATTACAGGGATAAATTCTGTGTTCTTCTATGCACCAATGATATTTGAGCAATCGGGAATAGGTACAGATGCTTCATTTATACAAGCGATTTTAGTAGGATTGACCAATCTGGTCTTTACGGTTTTGGCCATTTTGTTTATAGATAAGCTGGGAAGAAGGCCTTTACTGATTGGAGGTCTTTTGGGAATTGCGATCAGTATGGGCATATTGGCCTATGGATTTGGTACGGCCAATTACCAGCTTACCAAAGAATCCATTTCGGATCTTCCATCAGAAATCAGTCCTGAATCATTAGCTCCACTGATGGATGTAAATTTTGCAAGTGACGTGACTTTCAAAGAGGCTATAAGGGCAACTTTAGGAGATAAGTCTGCAATCGCTTTTGAATCCAATCTGATCACAGCCGCCATACAGATGAATCCTACACTGATTCTGATCGGGATATTGGGTTTTGTGGCTTCTTTTGCCATTTCAATAGGACCTGTAATGTGGGTACTGTTTTCCGAACTTTTCCCAATAAATATAAAAGGCGCGGCGATTTCATTTGTTGGATTTATCAATTCGGGCGTAAGCTATATGGTCCAACAGTTTTTCCCTTGGCAGCTTGATACCTTTGGAAGTAGCTACACCTTTTTGATTTATGGTCTCTTTGCAGCAGCAGGACTGATATTTGTCATCTGGGCTGTACCCGAAACTAAGAATAAATCATTGGAAGAGTTGGAAAAACTCCTGGTCAAACATTAA
- the katG gene encoding catalase/peroxidase HPI, protein MDSYNMNEGDISKCPFHNGQLSQAAGAGPRNRDWWPNQLKLNILRQHSALSNPMGEDFNYAEEFKSLNLNEVKKDIAELLQTSQDWWPADYGHYGPLMIRMAWHSAGTYRVQDGRGGGGFGTQRFAPLNSWPDNANLDKARFLLWPIKQKYGKKLSWADLMILTGNVALETMGFETYGFAGGRSDVWEPAEDVYWGSEGQWMGDDKRYSGERELEQPLGASHMGLIYVNPEGPQGKPDPVAAAHDIRETFGRMAMNDYETVALIAGGHTFGKTHGAADPTKYVGPEPEGASIEEMGLGWKNSFGSGIAENTITSGLEGAWTSTPTKWGHDYFKFLFEYEWELVKSPAGAFQYEAKNAEAIIPDAHIPGKFHKPFMLTTDLSMRFDPEYEKVSRHFYENPDEFADAFAKAWFKLTHRDMGPKSRYLGPEVPAEDLIWQDPIPAVDHALVDEKDIAGLKANILASGLTVSELVSTAWASASTFRGSDKRGGANGARIRLEPMKNWSANNPAQLTKVLGTLESIQEEFNGTQSGNKKVSLADLIVLGGCAAIEKAAKNAGLEITVPFTPGRMDASQEETEIDSFAFLEPKADGFRNYFNAKNMASAEEMLVDKAQLLNLTAPEMTVLVGGLRVLNANFDKSKHGVFTQNPETLSNDFFMNLLDMGTTWRATSDAQNLFVGSDRVSGEPKWTATRVDLIFGSNSELRAISEVYGCADGKDKFVKDFVAAWDKVMNLDRFDLV, encoded by the coding sequence ATGGATTCTTATAACATGAATGAAGGTGATATCAGCAAATGTCCCTTTCACAATGGTCAACTTTCCCAAGCTGCAGGTGCGGGACCAAGAAACCGTGACTGGTGGCCAAATCAATTGAAGCTTAATATCCTACGTCAGCACTCTGCCCTTTCCAATCCTATGGGTGAAGATTTCAACTATGCAGAGGAGTTTAAGTCTTTGAACCTAAATGAGGTTAAAAAAGATATTGCAGAATTACTTCAAACTTCCCAAGACTGGTGGCCAGCTGATTACGGTCATTATGGTCCATTGATGATCAGAATGGCTTGGCATAGTGCAGGTACTTACCGAGTTCAGGATGGCCGTGGCGGTGGAGGATTTGGTACTCAGCGTTTTGCTCCGCTAAACAGTTGGCCCGACAATGCAAATCTGGATAAAGCGCGATTCTTGCTTTGGCCGATAAAGCAAAAATATGGTAAGAAGTTGTCTTGGGCTGATCTGATGATCTTGACCGGTAATGTTGCCCTTGAAACTATGGGTTTTGAGACATATGGTTTTGCTGGTGGACGTAGCGACGTTTGGGAACCCGCAGAAGATGTTTATTGGGGTTCAGAAGGTCAATGGATGGGAGATGACAAAAGATACAGCGGAGAACGGGAATTGGAACAACCTCTTGGAGCCTCCCATATGGGTCTGATTTATGTCAATCCTGAGGGACCTCAAGGCAAGCCAGATCCTGTTGCTGCGGCTCATGACATCCGGGAGACTTTTGGCCGTATGGCTATGAATGACTATGAAACAGTTGCCCTGATAGCAGGTGGTCATACTTTTGGTAAGACTCACGGTGCAGCAGATCCTACCAAGTATGTAGGTCCAGAACCTGAGGGTGCCAGCATAGAAGAGATGGGATTGGGTTGGAAAAACTCTTTTGGTAGTGGAATTGCTGAAAATACCATCACTTCAGGATTAGAAGGTGCATGGACATCAACTCCGACCAAATGGGGTCATGATTACTTCAAATTCCTCTTTGAATACGAATGGGAATTGGTTAAAAGTCCGGCAGGTGCTTTCCAATATGAAGCCAAAAATGCAGAAGCGATTATTCCTGATGCGCATATCCCAGGCAAATTCCACAAACCTTTTATGTTGACAACGGATTTGTCCATGAGGTTTGATCCTGAGTATGAAAAGGTTTCGAGACATTTCTACGAAAATCCCGATGAATTTGCTGATGCTTTTGCTAAAGCTTGGTTCAAATTGACCCATAGAGATATGGGGCCAAAATCCCGCTATTTGGGTCCTGAAGTACCTGCTGAAGATCTGATTTGGCAAGATCCTATACCTGCAGTAGACCATGCCTTGGTGGATGAGAAAGATATTGCAGGATTGAAAGCCAATATTTTAGCTTCTGGACTGACTGTTTCCGAATTGGTTTCCACAGCTTGGGCATCAGCGTCCACTTTCAGAGGTTCTGATAAGAGGGGTGGTGCCAACGGTGCACGTATCCGACTTGAGCCCATGAAAAACTGGTCCGCCAATAACCCTGCTCAGCTTACTAAAGTGTTGGGAACTCTGGAGAGTATCCAAGAGGAGTTCAATGGCACCCAATCAGGAAACAAAAAAGTTTCCCTTGCTGACTTGATCGTATTGGGTGGATGTGCAGCAATAGAGAAAGCCGCTAAAAATGCAGGCCTTGAAATCACCGTACCATTTACTCCGGGAAGAATGGATGCCTCTCAGGAAGAAACTGAGATTGATTCTTTTGCCTTCTTAGAGCCTAAAGCAGATGGATTCCGCAATTATTTCAATGCAAAAAATATGGCCAGTGCTGAGGAAATGTTGGTCGATAAAGCGCAGCTTTTGAATCTGACTGCACCTGAAATGACAGTTTTAGTCGGAGGTCTCCGAGTCTTGAACGCTAACTTTGATAAATCCAAGCACGGTGTATTCACCCAAAATCCTGAGACTTTGTCCAATGACTTCTTTATGAATCTATTGGATATGGGAACAACCTGGAGGGCAACATCTGACGCTCAAAATCTATTCGTAGGAAGTGATAGGGTATCCGGTGAACCTAAATGGACGGCTACCAGAGTTGACTTGATTTTTGGTTCTAATTCAGAATTAAGAGCTATATCTGAAGTCTATGGATGTGCTGATGGTAAAGATAAGTTTGTAAAAGACTTTGTCGCCGCTTGGGACAAAGTGATGAACCTAGATCGATTTGATCTAGTTTGA
- a CDS encoding lipocalin family protein, translated as MSSCTEETPTVNDDSSALIKGEWILEDWYDSVPRDINNDGEASNNLFSQWNGCKKQSVLFLLDDRTGKIVYKGESNNPKCPPGFETNNFFRTGPWEYNEESQLLTFRGDDYLDSYSVIELSPNTLVLKGSGFLTCCDASISYFTGGYLKFRKE; from the coding sequence ATGAGTAGTTGCACAGAAGAAACGCCAACAGTCAATGATGATTCTTCAGCATTGATTAAAGGAGAGTGGATACTAGAGGATTGGTATGATAGCGTGCCTCGCGATATTAATAATGATGGGGAAGCTTCTAATAACCTGTTTTCTCAATGGAATGGATGCAAAAAACAAAGTGTGCTATTTTTATTAGATGACCGCACAGGTAAGATTGTATATAAAGGAGAAAGCAACAACCCAAAATGTCCTCCTGGTTTTGAAACCAATAATTTTTTTCGAACAGGACCTTGGGAATACAATGAGGAATCCCAACTACTAACATTTAGAGGGGACGATTATTTAGACAGTTATTCGGTAATAGAATTAAGTCCAAATACCCTTGTACTCAAAGGCTCCGGATTTTTAACATGTTGTGATGCATCAATTTCATATTTTACAGGAGGATATTTAAAATTTCGCAAAGAATAA
- a CDS encoding nuclear transport factor 2 family protein, with protein sequence MSQKHNKIIIAFYEAFSKGKAAEMVSHYHNDIVFEDPAFGQLKGEEAKAMWRMLIERSKGNIKITYSNVEAENEKGSAFWQAEYIFGPDKRKVINKINASFKFKDGKIIQHTDRFDVWKWAKQALGWKGWLLGWTPLMKKQIQKQSRGLLKKYMARI encoded by the coding sequence ATGTCACAAAAGCATAATAAAATCATAATAGCCTTTTATGAGGCATTTTCAAAAGGAAAAGCAGCTGAGATGGTATCACATTATCACAATGATATTGTCTTCGAAGATCCGGCTTTTGGGCAATTGAAAGGAGAGGAAGCCAAAGCCATGTGGAGAATGCTCATTGAAAGAAGCAAGGGAAATATTAAAATCACTTATTCCAATGTGGAAGCTGAGAACGAAAAAGGAAGTGCATTTTGGCAAGCTGAATATATTTTTGGCCCGGACAAAAGAAAAGTGATCAATAAAATAAATGCCTCTTTCAAATTTAAAGACGGTAAAATCATCCAACATACTGATCGATTTGATGTATGGAAATGGGCAAAACAAGCTTTGGGTTGGAAAGGTTGGCTGCTAGGATGGACTCCCCTTATGAAAAAGCAAATTCAAAAGCAATCGCGGGGATTGTTGAAAAAATATATGGCGAGGATTTGA
- a CDS encoding metallophosphoesterase, translating into MLEKLLAWIKAPIVYVLRKPIIWFSKKVSTSPDREFVFKRLTEIYEDITQNPNPADGALYHLDMRVNDFIILSDVHKGNRKGRDEFRNAEKNYLAALDYYNEKGAFYVNLGDSEEFWKFNIFSIMQHNKATFEAEKKFIDRNAFFKIYGNHDLFWKIDPFSKMYLREIYDKAINIYGGIVVRVKYANGEYIDVFCTHGHQGDKRSDGSKFSIWIVAYIWGPLQSFLDININTPAVAKKEKTLHNKLMYEWSQQQKNLVLVTGHTHQPIFHSYSHIKVLKEQLAEAKIQGNQELIHELENRIERHPSQCTLGDAELPKYRPTYFNAGCCCFSDDSISGIEIADGKVRLVRWAEIEGVSQKEVLEELPLMEMYHMFFD; encoded by the coding sequence ATGTTGGAAAAGTTGTTAGCTTGGATCAAAGCTCCAATTGTTTATGTACTAAGAAAGCCGATCATCTGGTTTTCCAAAAAAGTATCTACTTCTCCAGATAGGGAATTTGTGTTTAAGAGACTGACCGAAATCTATGAGGACATCACCCAAAACCCAAATCCAGCCGACGGGGCATTGTACCACTTGGATATGCGGGTCAATGACTTTATCATCCTGAGTGATGTACACAAGGGCAACCGAAAAGGAAGGGATGAATTCCGAAATGCGGAAAAAAACTACTTGGCGGCACTTGATTATTACAATGAAAAGGGAGCTTTTTATGTGAATTTAGGTGATTCGGAAGAATTCTGGAAGTTCAACATCTTTTCCATCATGCAGCATAACAAAGCAACTTTCGAGGCTGAAAAGAAATTTATTGATCGAAATGCTTTCTTTAAAATTTATGGTAACCATGACTTGTTTTGGAAAATAGATCCCTTTTCAAAAATGTACCTTAGGGAAATTTATGACAAAGCCATAAATATTTATGGAGGAATCGTAGTGCGGGTGAAATACGCAAATGGGGAATATATCGATGTATTCTGTACACATGGACATCAGGGTGACAAGCGCAGTGACGGAAGCAAGTTCTCCATTTGGATTGTAGCCTATATTTGGGGACCATTACAGTCTTTTTTGGATATCAATATCAACACCCCTGCTGTAGCTAAAAAAGAAAAAACGCTGCACAATAAATTAATGTACGAATGGAGTCAGCAACAAAAAAATCTGGTTTTGGTGACTGGGCATACCCACCAGCCTATTTTTCATTCTTACAGTCATATCAAAGTTTTGAAAGAGCAATTAGCTGAGGCCAAAATTCAGGGAAACCAGGAATTGATCCATGAATTGGAGAATAGAATCGAAAGGCATCCCAGTCAGTGCACACTTGGTGATGCCGAATTACCAAAATACCGGCCAACATATTTCAATGCCGGTTGCTGCTGTTTCAGTGATGACAGTATTTCCGGAATTGAGATTGCGGATGGAAAAGTCAGATTGGTCAGATGGGCTGAAATTGAGGGTGTTTCACAAAAAGAAGTTTTGGAAGAGTTGCCCCTCATGGAAATGTACCATATGTTTTTTGATTAA
- a CDS encoding MltF family protein, with protein MKKTVISLLLLLVFSIFGFQCSFLERTENVEEDFWENPAQLDLDEIKKRGFIRAIVDNSSTSYYIYRGRRMGYEFELLKNLASTLGVRLHLIIKSDIGEAFQLLNKGKADIIAMNFAVSEERKKFANFTVPLGSMGTVLVQQKRSDALTKPIELEDKTVFIQKDAIFKSQLCSLQRNLGISFSIIEEKGDSDYFINRVVKDEIEYTVVDKVVALVNSTYYPDLDINMEISPKEDVAWAIRKNSPLLEEEINKWIKSKDKTGYIRTLYAKYFQNSKNSYFRTNSPFSSLAGNSISPFDDIIKKGADNLGWDWRLLASLIYKESRFDTTATSYAGATGLLQLMPVTLERFGVENPNDPLESLMGGVNYLKYLDKFWRERVPENNERIKFILASYNVGHGHVLDAWKLTRKYSKNPQIWNDVSHFLKLKTNPDYYLDPVVKSGYAKGHLAVNYVEDILILYDSYRVLIEP; from the coding sequence ATGAAAAAAACAGTTATCAGCCTACTACTTTTATTGGTATTTTCAATTTTTGGATTTCAATGTTCATTTTTAGAAAGAACAGAAAATGTGGAAGAGGATTTCTGGGAAAATCCGGCACAACTGGACTTAGATGAAATCAAAAAAAGAGGCTTTATCCGTGCCATTGTGGATAATTCCTCTACAAGTTATTACATATATCGTGGCCGAAGGATGGGCTATGAATTTGAGCTGTTGAAGAATCTTGCCTCAACTTTAGGGGTCAGGTTGCATCTGATTATCAAATCTGATATTGGGGAAGCATTTCAATTATTGAACAAAGGGAAGGCAGATATCATCGCCATGAATTTTGCTGTCAGTGAGGAAAGAAAGAAATTTGCTAATTTCACTGTGCCATTAGGGAGTATGGGCACTGTATTGGTTCAGCAAAAAAGGTCAGACGCTTTGACCAAACCAATTGAACTGGAAGATAAAACAGTTTTTATTCAGAAAGACGCCATATTTAAATCGCAACTTTGCTCCCTTCAAAGAAATCTGGGAATTTCTTTTAGTATCATTGAAGAAAAAGGGGATAGTGATTATTTCATCAACAGAGTAGTAAAAGATGAAATAGAATATACCGTAGTCGACAAGGTGGTTGCCTTGGTCAATTCAACTTATTACCCTGATCTGGACATTAATATGGAAATTAGCCCTAAGGAAGATGTTGCGTGGGCTATAAGAAAAAATTCACCGTTATTGGAGGAAGAAATCAATAAATGGATAAAAAGTAAAGACAAGACGGGATACATCAGAACACTTTACGCCAAATATTTTCAAAATTCCAAGAACAGCTATTTTAGAACAAACAGTCCTTTTTCATCACTGGCAGGCAACAGTATTTCTCCCTTCGATGATATAATTAAAAAAGGTGCTGATAATCTGGGATGGGATTGGAGATTGCTGGCTTCGTTGATTTACAAAGAATCCAGATTTGACACCACAGCAACTTCTTATGCAGGAGCTACAGGGCTGCTCCAATTGATGCCTGTCACATTAGAAAGGTTTGGAGTCGAAAATCCCAACGACCCTTTGGAAAGTCTTATGGGAGGGGTAAACTACCTCAAATACCTGGATAAATTTTGGAGAGAGCGGGTTCCGGAAAATAATGAAAGAATCAAATTCATTTTAGCTTCCTATAACGTAGGGCATGGGCACGTCCTTGATGCTTGGAAGCTTACAAGAAAATACAGTAAAAACCCGCAGATTTGGAATGATGTATCCCACTTTTTGAAACTGAAAACAAATCCTGACTACTATTTGGATCCGGTCGTGAAAAGCGGTTATGCCAAGGGTCATTTAGCAGTGAATTACGTGGAAGACATCCTGATTCTTTACGATTCCTACAGGGTATTGATTGAACCTTAA